In a single window of the Plasmodium cynomolgi strain B DNA, chromosome 6, whole genome shotgun sequence genome:
- a CDS encoding hypothetical protein (putative) has protein sequence LYHLSRKLSVRDLFFCIPCPVGGSACDGRRALWGERRCGKQWGRREEREQQEERDRAQSQQEERNRAQQQLDSRPQPVRCNVEQKRILTTNDGYVIIPIVCDWLKKIFENFRFLIKNDSFASCRKHSHGGREKKSSRRHLRKRSAVKKEDGHFIGAKDKRHRVEVEQSEELPLTIHCQGKNATGVRSPVVGEECPTVCPTTCPSRDTPLALHNGDEPVLHSCVRQTRGRCSVSSVSTSASSGEWGPCSEVAQVGDNSPAMNPAVCEKGDPARSTRSSRSSRSRRSNRSNRSNRSNRSSLSNLSSRSCRANQIKYRYNNAKVRLLEFRIKNCNHISLASNRKDQGVQNEIAHMYRDMKYYFSNCSWDMVMFECVEGGGNTHVGGGATEIGNGNASERAPGGNTLLNEIFRFRNFAIS, from the coding sequence CTATACCACTTGTCTAGGAAGCTGTCCGTTCGGGATTTATTCTTTTGCATTCCTTGTCCGGTCGGAGGGTCGGCATGCGATGGCCGCCGCGCCCTGTGGGGAGAGAGGCGCTGTGGGAAGCAGTGGGGCAGGCGGGAGGAGagggagcagcaggaggagcggGACAGGGCGCAGtcgcagcaggaggagcggAACAGGGCGCAGCAGCAGCTGGACTCGCGTCCCCAACCTGTGCGATGCAACGTCGAGCAGAAGCGCATCCTGACGACGAACGACGGGTACGTGATTATCCCCATAGTGTGTGATTGGTTAAAAAAGATTTTCGAGAACTTTcgatttttaattaaaaatgacagcTTCGCATCGTGCAGGAAGCACAGCCATGGtggaagggagaagaagtcCTCCAGAAGGCACTTGCGCAAGCGTTCGGCGGTTAAGAAGGAGGATGGCCACTTCATCGGTGCAAAGGATAAGAGGCACCGGGTCGAAGTAGAACAGTCCGAGGAGCTGCCATTAACGATACACTGTCAGGGGAAAAACGCTACAGGGGTGAGAAGTCCCGTTGTGGGGGAGGAATGCCCCACGGTATGCCCCACGACATGTCCAAGTAGGGACACTCCTCTAGCGCTACATAACGGTGATGAACCAGTGCTGCATTCGTGTGTAAGACAGACCAGAGGACGGTGCAGTGTGAGCAGTGTTAGTACCTCCGCCAGCAGCGGGGAATGGGGGCCGTGTAGCGAGGTTGCGCAAGTGGGTGATAACTCTCCTGCGATGAACCCCGCGGTTTGTGAAAAGGGGGACCCAGCACGCAGCACTCGAAGCAGTCGAAGCAGTCGAAGCAGGCGAAGCAATCGAAGCAATCGAAGCAATCGAAGCAATCGAAGCAGTCTCAGCAATCTCAGCAGTCGCAGCTGTCGGGCCAATCAGATAAAGTACCGGTACAACAACGCCAAGGTGCGCTTGCTCGAGTTCCGCATAAAGAACTGCAACCATATTTCCCTCGCCTCCAATCGCAAGGACCAGGGCGTGCAAAACGAAATTGCCCACATGTACAGAGACATGAAGTACTACTTCTCCAACTGCTCGTGGGACATGGTGATGTTCGAGTGCGTGGAAGGGGGAGGCAACACGCACGTGGGCGGGGGTGCCACGGAGATCGGAAATGGGAACGCAAGTGAACGCGCCCCAGGTGGTAACACCCTCTTGAATGAAATTTTCCGGTTCCGAAATTTCGCCATCTCGTGA
- a CDS encoding hypothetical protein (putative), with product MVGLAKVRKLYEWSDDYHVCSSTRHATSHRDGHPPKTGKANKQKRKANRVASTDRYTFQGGAKQQQREEEEGEDEDKDPSDMNNNPCRHKLCQVKFLCQAKGYDLKKISLLFKAKKVKYVFHDRSNILCAFLSPEKSNKYFYNFEDIGNKDNFNFMRDVTPSDAEYTVFIFINGSVVIWSNFPNCYRNDVFINKVIVFLNSYSDELLPVHVVQEDTMYYHEWGGGEEKRPPGRSPPLEGFSPPSDGFSPPSDGFSPPLEGTPLISGGVIRLRSGSLEQKLTVSFALSQSIRLDVHEMLMDITINKLFIISKQIASRGTCTISKQEVSRMLDVYSSIINVNAVQDFLDVPEYFWNKVQYEHAWFEIYTYLEIPERIKILNKRYNYYKDFLKVIKTEVYNDKTFHTYRVIVLLLFIHVCALILNDLFFAQ from the exons ATGGTTGGGCTAGCCAAAGTACGAAAGTTATACGAATGGAGCGACGACTACCATGTGTGTAGCAGTACGCGACATGCTACATCCCACAGGGATGGCCACCCCCCTAAGACGGGAAAGGCCAACAAACAGAAGCGTAAGGCAAACAGGGTTGCGTCTACAGACAGATACACCTTCCAAGGGGGGGcgaagcagcagcagcgggaggaggaggaaggagaagacgAGGACAAGGACCCCTCGGACATGAACAACAACCCATGTAGACATAAACTCTGccaagtaaaatttttatgccaAGCAAAGGGCTACGatctgaaaaaaataagtctCTTGTTCAAAGCCAAAAAGGTAAAGTACGTCTTCCACGATAGGAGCAatattttgtgtgcatttttaagtccggaaaaaagtaacaaataTTTCTACAACTTCGAGGACATAGGTAACAAGGATAACTTCAATTTTATGAGAGATGTCACTCCTTCGGACGCCGAATACactgtgtttatttttatcaatggCTCTGTGGTCATATGGTCCAACTTCCCCAACTGTTACAGAAACGACGTGTTCATTAATAAAGTTATtgtgtttttaaattccTACTCCGATGAGTTGCTGCCCGTGCATGTGGTGCAGGAGGACACGATGTATTATCATgagtgggggggaggagaagaaaagcgGCCTCCAGGCAGGTCTCCACCTTTGGAAGGCTTCTCCCCACCTTCGGATGGCTTCTCCCCACCTTCGGATGGCTTCTCCCCACCTTTGGAAGGCACTCCCCTGATCAGCGGGGGAGTCATCCGCCTGCGCAGCGGTTCCCTGGAACAGAAACTCACCGTGTCGTTCGCCCTCTCGCAGTCCATTCGACTCGACGTGCACGAAATGTTAATGGATATCACCATTAACAAGCTTTTCATCATATCGAAGCAGATTGCCAGTCGTGGCACATGCACCATTTCCAAGCAGGAAGTCTCAAGGATGCTTGACGTTTACTCTAGTATAATTAACGTTAACGCTGTGCAGGACTTCCTCGATGTCCCCGAGTACTTCTGGAATAAGGTGCAGTACGAGCACGCGTGGTTCGAG ATTTACACATACCTGGAGATCCCCGAGCGGATCAAAATCCTGAACAAGCGGTACAACTACTACAAGGACTTCCTCAAAGTGATAAAAACGGAGGTTTATAACGACAAGACATTCCACACCTACCGGGTCATCGTCCTGCTGCTCTTCATACACGTGTGCGCGCTGATTCTCAACGATCTGTTTTTCGCCCAGTAA
- a CDS encoding hypothetical protein (putative), which yields MQEDAESRIVEKMKNMQGERVSHAIKKSVKNGFISKRMFNVYNDLVKKHCREFTFADVVLTLQAYALSKERNFEVYSILSCRALRLFRGEAEVESKKREDAGGRGGETYDASSFERGGETYDASSFERGGERYEASSFERGGERYGASSFERGGETCETNGGGGIPYDPERHKYIYRYIVASNQLNYSDYELMQLFVEEIKRHFHHYDMKRICMILHALSKLKISDVDLLDRACHHILKNFNQVRCNHINHLISAYSPKTSGGNHEVLLLRLVNYICANVKSMDSISVYNTLVQIGPILQRLSRSGDGSAREEVAVEGEMSNGMGEEVPRRGADDEQREYCHLVKSTHGEDPQAGANGGSNGRSNGGSSGRSNIVDRVVPLLFSRVNTCIAFLSLKQLVKLLCSYRELNYFNYTFVYKRLLLFLLSKLRTQHKALAGEYISILEYVTCLPYVDSNIEEIINIVTVNIPKVLPYNHEHLCRLLHCCKRLQICDDAILSRVDYLVIRNKRNFERVSTVEHASQVSKGICDYLYVNLANERKGI from the exons ATGCAGGAGGATGCCGAGAGCAGAATCGtagagaaaatgaaaaacatgCAGGGAGAAAGAGTCAGTCATGCAATCAAAAAGAGCGTTAAGAATGGGTTCATTAGCAAACGCATGTTTAACGTGTACAACGATCTCGTGAAGAAACACTGCAGGGAATTCACCTTCGCAGATGTGGTGCTTACTCTCCAGGCGTATGCCCTGAGCAAGGAGAGGAATTTTGAAGTGTACTCCATTTTGTCGTGCCGGGCGCTGCGCCTCTTCAGGGGGGAGGCAGAAGtggagagcaaaaaaagggaagacgCCGGTGGGAGGGGTGGTGAAACGTACGATGCAAGCAGCTTCGAAAGGGGTGGTGAAACGTACGATGCAAGCAGCTTCGAAAGGGGTGGTGAAAGGTACGAGGCAAGCAGCTTCGAAAGGGGTGGTGAAAGGTACGGTGCAAGCAGCTTCGAAAGGGGTGGTGAAACGTGCGAGACAAACGGCGGAGGGGGGATCCCCTATGACCCAGAAAGGCATAAGTACATTTACAGGTACATCGTGGCGAGCAACCAGCTGAACTACTCAGACTACGAACTGATGCAGCTCTTCGTAGAGGAAATCAAAAGGCACTTCCACCACTACGACATGAAGCGTATTTGTATGATCCTGCACGCACTGTCTAAATTGAAGATAAGTGATGTGGACCTACTTGATAGAGCATGCCATCATATTTTGAAGAACTTCAACCAGGTTAGATGTAACCACATCAATCACCTCATTTCGGCTTACTCTCCAAAGACTAGTGGTGGCAACCACGAGGTGTTGCTTCTCAGGTTGGTTAATTACATCTGTGCAAATGTGAAATCGATGGATTCCATTTCTGTGTACAACACGCTGGTGCAGATTGGGCCCATCCTGCAGAGGCTGTCGCGCAGTGGGGATGGGTCAGCAAGGGAGGAAGTGGCTGTAGAGGGGGAGATGTCGAATGGGATGGGCGAAGAAGTCCCTCGGAGGGGGGCGGACGACGAACAGAGGGAGTACTGCCATTTGGTGAAAAGCACCCATGGAGAGGACCCCCAAGCGGGCGCCAACGGCGGAAGCAACGGCCGAAGCAACGGCGGAAGCAGCGGCCGAAGCAACATTGTGGACCGCGTAGTGCCGCTGCTCTTCAGCAGGGTCAACACCTGCATTGCCTTCCTCTCGTTGAAGCAACTGGTAAAACTGCTGTGCTCCTACAGAGAGCTGAACTACTTCAACTACACCTTTGTGTACAAGCGACTGCTACTGTTCCTTCTGTCCAAGTTAAGGACCCAACATAAGGCCCTCGCAGGAGAATACATATCGATACTTGAGTATGTCACCTGCCTCCCCTATGTGGACAGTAACAtagaagaaattattaacataGTCACGGTGAATATCCCCAAGGTACTCCCCTACAATCATGAGCACTTATGTCGTTTGCTTCACTGCTGCAAGAGACTGCAAATTTGTGACGATGCCATTCTCTCCAGGGTCGATTACTTAGTTATTAGAAACAAGCGTAACTTCGAACGGGTTAGCACTGTCGAGCA CGCCAGTCAGGTCAGCAAGGGAATTTGTGACTACTTGTATGTGAATTTAGCGAACGAGAGGAAGGGAATTTAA